One bacterium DNA segment encodes these proteins:
- a CDS encoding glycosyltransferase family 39 protein, translated as MGEVLINEKVGRIAGWLLAVFSIDSIVLSNLLLSEALLTFILIVSAYSFILFLIQKQKRYILYSAILLGLATLTRPIALFLPLCLVIFILFYWRKQCKKAIISSLLLLIVYLLTISPWIIRNHRVFGFPHVTSNLGYTLFVHYVPYIEAASSKKELKISTKGYTEGVRQSIRDKGVLFTQQSEVWQQIGVRTIMKHPLAYTRLYLLGTATTILSGGSNVFYSLLGTPMDYRESLAYFVAKDGIWRGLKTILERKGSGNLLFLSLNTFLLLFMYCTAIYGVYRVSREKRYAIKVLYFLIIAYFVLPGPVGGMRFRVPIIPYITLLSGLGLYSISKQHI; from the coding sequence ATGGGGGAAGTATTAATTAATGAGAAAGTGGGGCGCATAGCCGGCTGGTTATTGGCTGTTTTTAGTATAGATTCAATCGTTCTATCAAACCTTTTACTATCCGAGGCACTACTTACTTTCATTTTAATCGTGAGTGCATATTCTTTTATATTATTTTTGATACAAAAGCAAAAACGCTACATTCTGTACTCAGCAATACTTCTTGGACTTGCAACACTAACTCGACCGATTGCATTATTCTTACCTTTGTGTCTTGTAATCTTTATTCTATTCTATTGGAGAAAACAATGTAAAAAAGCAATAATAAGTTCTCTCCTTTTATTGATAGTTTATTTGCTTACTATTTCTCCATGGATAATTCGAAACCATCGGGTCTTTGGATTTCCACATGTTACTTCAAATCTTGGATACACCTTATTCGTTCATTATGTCCCATATATAGAGGCTGCGAGCTCAAAAAAGGAACTTAAGATTAGCACAAAAGGTTATACAGAAGGGGTGAGACAGAGCATTCGAGATAAAGGCGTACTCTTTACCCAGCAATCTGAGGTTTGGCAGCAAATTGGGGTAAGAACTATTATGAAACATCCGTTAGCTTATACCCGTTTATATCTTTTAGGGACTGCAACAACAATTTTGAGTGGAGGTAGTAACGTGTTTTATTCTTTACTTGGTACGCCAATGGATTATAGAGAGAGTTTAGCATATTTTGTAGCAAAAGACGGAATCTGGAGAGGATTAAAAACAATACTTGAGAGAAAAGGTAGCGGTAACCTGCTATTTCTTTCACTCAATACTTTTTTATTACTATTTATGTATTGTACTGCAATCTACGGGGTCTACAGAGTTTCCAGAGAGAAGAGATATGCGATAAAAGTTCTTTATTTTTTAATAATAGCATATTTTGTTCTTCCAGGTCCAGTTGGTGGTATGAGATTTAGAGTCCCAATTATCCCATATATAACCTTGCTTTCAGGACTAGGACTGTATAGTATATCCAAGCAACATATATAA